A window from Primulina huaijiensis isolate GDHJ02 chromosome 11, ASM1229523v2, whole genome shotgun sequence encodes these proteins:
- the LOC140988270 gene encoding phytyl ester synthase 1, chloroplastic-like isoform X2: MIAMASTIKVLGTPNNIIHSRFPVHCLEFKNSISQINGICFGVKEESKRNLYSEGINEGEKDLKNDEKLEALWDDGFGTQSMKDYFDFAKELIRHDGGPPRWFTPLSCGPPLKHSPLLFFLPGIDGVGLGLIMHHISLGKVFHVRCMHIPVQDRTPFQELLEWVEEELKYEHSVSPNKPIYIVGDSFGGCLALAVAARNPQIDLVLILANPATSFDRSRLPILLHLLETLSDELHAAVPYLLGLILVDPMKMVSVDINNPMVHPMQFFKLLVGNLDTVRLCLHDFAEVLPKETLIWRLKQLKQAAAYANSRLRAITAQVLVLASGKDDMLPSGEEAWRILRSIQNCEIRCFKDNRHNILMENGFNLLTIIKGTGTYRRAKNHDLVADFLPPSLSEFRQLLENYRWYHSYTSPVMLSTMEDGTIVRGLSGVPTQGPVLLVGYHMLMGLEIFPLIIEFLLERGIMVRGIAHPTLFSHLLEGETKEFSVCDFVRLYGALCVSPSNLFKLLGMKSHVLLYPGGAREALHRKGEEYKLFWPEEPEFVRMAARFGATIVPFGGIGEDDIAQLVLDYDDMMKIPFLGDKIRRDNQRYASFKVRDGMAGEVGNQPLHLPALLPKIPAGRLYYLFGKPIQIKGRYELLKDRQKARELYFQIKSEVETNLSYLLKKRHEDPYRSMIDRILYQGRAPGASIDQIPSFEL, translated from the exons ATGATAGCCATGGCTTCAACTATCAAAGTTTTGGGGACACCAAACAATATTATACACTCAAGATTCCCTGTCCATTGTTTGGAATTCAAGAATTCAATTTCTCAGATAAATGGGATATGTTTTGGAGTGAAGGAGGAGAGTAAAAGAAATTTATATTCAGAAGGAATTAATGAGGGGGAAAAGGATTTGAAAAATGATGAGAAGTTGGAGGCTTTATGGGATGATGGATTTGGAACTCAAAGTATGAAGGATTATTTTGATTTTGCAAAAGAGTTGATTAGGCATGATGGAGGGCCACCAAGATGGTTCACACCTTTGTCATGTGGACCTCCTTTGAAACATTCacctcttctttttttcttgccCG GAATTGATGGAGTTGGACTTGGCCTTATCATGCATCACATCTCTCTTGGAAA GGTCTTTCACGTTCGATGCATGCATATCCCAGTTCAGGATCGAACACCGTTTCAAG AGTTGTTGGAATGGGTTGAAGAAGAATTAAAGTACGAGCATTCTGTATCTCCAAACAAACCCATTTATATAGTCGGAGATTCTTTCGGTGGGTGCTTGGCTCTTGCCGTGGCGGCACGTAATCCTCAGATAGACCTTGTACTAATACTAGCTAACCCGG CTACTTCATTTGACAGGTCGCGACTGCCGATTTTGTTACATTTATTGGAGACATTGTCTGATGAACTTCACGCTGCAGTTCCTTATCTTCTAGGATTGATTTTGG TTGATCCAATGAAGATGGTGTCAGTTGATATCAATAATCCAATGGTGCATcctatgcaattttttaaactGTTGGTCGGTAACCTCGATACCGTGCGCCTTTGTCTTCAT GATTTTGCTGAAGTCCTGCCTAAAGAAACCCTTATTTGGAGATTGAAGCAGCTCAAACAAGCAGCAGCTTATGCTAACTCTCGTCTTCGTGCCATTACAGCACAAGTACTTGTTCTTGCTAG TGGAAAGGATGATATGCTTCCTAGTGGAGAAGAAGCTTGGAGGATTTTGAGATCAATACAAAATTGCGAAATACGATGCTTTAAAGACAACAGGCACAACATATTAATG GAGAATGGATTTAATCTATTGACAATTATAAAAGGTACCGGCACCTACCGGCGTGCAAAGAATCATGATCTTGTCGCGGATTTTCTACCTCCAAGTCTTTCAGAGTTTAGGCAACTACTTGAGAATTATAG ATGGTATCACAGCTACACAAGTCCTGTAATGCTATCAACAATGGAAGATGGAACTATAGTGAGAGGCCTATCTGGGGTTCCTACACAAGGCCCGGTATTGTTAGTTGGATATCACATGCTGATGGGATTAGAAATCTTCCCATTAATCATAGAGTTTCTGCTGGAGAGGGGAATAATGGTTCGTGGGATCGCACACCCCACGCTGTTCTCGCATCTTCTTGAAGGTGAAACCAAAGAATTCTCAGTGTGTGATTTTGTTAGGTTATATGGTGCCTTGTGTGTAAGTCCAAGTAATCTTTTCAAGCTGTTGGGGATGAAATCTCATGTCCTTCTTTATCCTGGTGGTGCTCGTGAGGCTTTACACCGTAAG GGTGAAGAGTATAAATTATTTTGGCCCGAGGAGCCAGAATTTGTGAGGATGGCTGCAAGATTCGGGGCTACAATTGTGCCGTTTGGAGGCATTGGTGAAGATGACATAGCCCAG TTAGTTTTGGACTATGATGACATGATGAAAATACCATTTTTGGGTGACAAGATAAGAAGAGATAATCAACGCTACGCATCCTTTAAAGTGAG GGATGGAATGGCCGGAGAGGTTGGAAACCAACCTCTACATCTTCCGGCACTTCTGCCGAAGATTCCCGCTGGCCGGCTGTACTACCTCTTTGGGAAGCCAATTCAAATCAAGGGAAGATATGAGTTGTTGAAGGACAGACAGAAAGCTAGAGAACTGTACTTTCAAATAAAGTCGGAAGTGGAAACAAACTTGTCCTACCTGCTAAAGAAAAGACATGAAGATCCTTACAGAAGCATGATTGACAGGATTCTTTATCAAGGTCGAGCTCCAGGAGCTTCGATTGATCAGATTCCAAGTTTTGAATTGTAA
- the LOC140988270 gene encoding phytyl ester synthase 1, chloroplastic-like isoform X1, with translation MIAMASTIKVLGTPNNIIHSRFPVHCLEFKNSISQINGICFGVKEESKRNLYSEGINEGEKDLKNDEKLEALWDDGFGTQSMKDYFDFAKELIRHDGGPPRWFTPLSCGPPLKHSPLLFFLPGIDGVGLGLIMHHISLGKVFHVRCMHIPVQDRTPFQELLEWVEEELKYEHSVSPNKPIYIVGDSFGGCLALAVAARNPQIDLVLILANPATSFDRSRLPILLHLLETLSDELHAAVPYLLGLILVVDPMKMVSVDINNPMVHPMQFFKLLVGNLDTVRLCLHDFAEVLPKETLIWRLKQLKQAAAYANSRLRAITAQVLVLASGKDDMLPSGEEAWRILRSIQNCEIRCFKDNRHNILMENGFNLLTIIKGTGTYRRAKNHDLVADFLPPSLSEFRQLLENYRWYHSYTSPVMLSTMEDGTIVRGLSGVPTQGPVLLVGYHMLMGLEIFPLIIEFLLERGIMVRGIAHPTLFSHLLEGETKEFSVCDFVRLYGALCVSPSNLFKLLGMKSHVLLYPGGAREALHRKGEEYKLFWPEEPEFVRMAARFGATIVPFGGIGEDDIAQLVLDYDDMMKIPFLGDKIRRDNQRYASFKVRDGMAGEVGNQPLHLPALLPKIPAGRLYYLFGKPIQIKGRYELLKDRQKARELYFQIKSEVETNLSYLLKKRHEDPYRSMIDRILYQGRAPGASIDQIPSFEL, from the exons ATGATAGCCATGGCTTCAACTATCAAAGTTTTGGGGACACCAAACAATATTATACACTCAAGATTCCCTGTCCATTGTTTGGAATTCAAGAATTCAATTTCTCAGATAAATGGGATATGTTTTGGAGTGAAGGAGGAGAGTAAAAGAAATTTATATTCAGAAGGAATTAATGAGGGGGAAAAGGATTTGAAAAATGATGAGAAGTTGGAGGCTTTATGGGATGATGGATTTGGAACTCAAAGTATGAAGGATTATTTTGATTTTGCAAAAGAGTTGATTAGGCATGATGGAGGGCCACCAAGATGGTTCACACCTTTGTCATGTGGACCTCCTTTGAAACATTCacctcttctttttttcttgccCG GAATTGATGGAGTTGGACTTGGCCTTATCATGCATCACATCTCTCTTGGAAA GGTCTTTCACGTTCGATGCATGCATATCCCAGTTCAGGATCGAACACCGTTTCAAG AGTTGTTGGAATGGGTTGAAGAAGAATTAAAGTACGAGCATTCTGTATCTCCAAACAAACCCATTTATATAGTCGGAGATTCTTTCGGTGGGTGCTTGGCTCTTGCCGTGGCGGCACGTAATCCTCAGATAGACCTTGTACTAATACTAGCTAACCCGG CTACTTCATTTGACAGGTCGCGACTGCCGATTTTGTTACATTTATTGGAGACATTGTCTGATGAACTTCACGCTGCAGTTCCTTATCTTCTAGGATTGATTTTGG TAGTTGATCCAATGAAGATGGTGTCAGTTGATATCAATAATCCAATGGTGCATcctatgcaattttttaaactGTTGGTCGGTAACCTCGATACCGTGCGCCTTTGTCTTCAT GATTTTGCTGAAGTCCTGCCTAAAGAAACCCTTATTTGGAGATTGAAGCAGCTCAAACAAGCAGCAGCTTATGCTAACTCTCGTCTTCGTGCCATTACAGCACAAGTACTTGTTCTTGCTAG TGGAAAGGATGATATGCTTCCTAGTGGAGAAGAAGCTTGGAGGATTTTGAGATCAATACAAAATTGCGAAATACGATGCTTTAAAGACAACAGGCACAACATATTAATG GAGAATGGATTTAATCTATTGACAATTATAAAAGGTACCGGCACCTACCGGCGTGCAAAGAATCATGATCTTGTCGCGGATTTTCTACCTCCAAGTCTTTCAGAGTTTAGGCAACTACTTGAGAATTATAG ATGGTATCACAGCTACACAAGTCCTGTAATGCTATCAACAATGGAAGATGGAACTATAGTGAGAGGCCTATCTGGGGTTCCTACACAAGGCCCGGTATTGTTAGTTGGATATCACATGCTGATGGGATTAGAAATCTTCCCATTAATCATAGAGTTTCTGCTGGAGAGGGGAATAATGGTTCGTGGGATCGCACACCCCACGCTGTTCTCGCATCTTCTTGAAGGTGAAACCAAAGAATTCTCAGTGTGTGATTTTGTTAGGTTATATGGTGCCTTGTGTGTAAGTCCAAGTAATCTTTTCAAGCTGTTGGGGATGAAATCTCATGTCCTTCTTTATCCTGGTGGTGCTCGTGAGGCTTTACACCGTAAG GGTGAAGAGTATAAATTATTTTGGCCCGAGGAGCCAGAATTTGTGAGGATGGCTGCAAGATTCGGGGCTACAATTGTGCCGTTTGGAGGCATTGGTGAAGATGACATAGCCCAG TTAGTTTTGGACTATGATGACATGATGAAAATACCATTTTTGGGTGACAAGATAAGAAGAGATAATCAACGCTACGCATCCTTTAAAGTGAG GGATGGAATGGCCGGAGAGGTTGGAAACCAACCTCTACATCTTCCGGCACTTCTGCCGAAGATTCCCGCTGGCCGGCTGTACTACCTCTTTGGGAAGCCAATTCAAATCAAGGGAAGATATGAGTTGTTGAAGGACAGACAGAAAGCTAGAGAACTGTACTTTCAAATAAAGTCGGAAGTGGAAACAAACTTGTCCTACCTGCTAAAGAAAAGACATGAAGATCCTTACAGAAGCATGATTGACAGGATTCTTTATCAAGGTCGAGCTCCAGGAGCTTCGATTGATCAGATTCCAAGTTTTGAATTGTAA